Proteins from a single region of Apium graveolens cultivar Ventura chromosome 7, ASM990537v1, whole genome shotgun sequence:
- the LOC141673368 gene encoding uncharacterized protein LOC141673368 produces the protein MIVTSGYVAENTNMNPKACIPFDGITENRWEQLRGSLDLPRYRWWRCRSCVRELVTSSTTAQDFSIKLRVDGGSQRKNNTKPPAKDMNKVDSIGGWAWTLVLFNFLIFETFNVYEATYSREDCDKESDNLKRFVADAEQPLFEGSKCTKHESVLKLHNWKARFGVSDKAFTDLLQSIGSILPKDNLLPSNMGPILESSSERPKCHLSRWKVGKDSQVWVNAPAKVMWYFPIIPKFKRMFKSSSTAKLMSWHANNRSKDGKMRHPSDSPSWKNVDCRSPKFGSEARNIRLGLAADGLQDPGHDINVYLQPLIDDLKKLWEEGEPNVYDAHTKSFFTLKEILMWTINDFPGYGNLSGCVNKGYRACPVYGDQTVAKYLSRSRKMSYQGHRRYLDLYHPYRRQWTAFIGEQKFGCAPEPLSGEEVLGQQQQLRFSFGKGKAKKDVMHVEKNVCDNIIGTLLHMKFKSKDSLASHLDLVDMGIRPDLAPEIGEKRTYLPPAPYTLSRKEKQTILASLYGMKLPYVHASNIRNCVSMIDMKLCGLKSHDHHILLQQLLPVWFKVP, from the exons ATGATTGTGACCAGTGGGTATGTGGCTGAAAATACGAATATGAACCCGAAGGCGTGCATCCCCTTCGATGGAATCACTGAAAACAGATGGGAGCAGCTACGAGGATCACTTGATCTTCCTCGATATAGGTGGTGGCGCTGCAGATCTTGCGTACGTGAACTTGTCACTTCAAGCACTACTGCTCAAGATTTTTCAATTAAGCTTAGGGTTGATGGAG GTTCCCAAAGAAAGAACAATACTAAACCTCCTGCTAAGGACATGAACAAGGTGGACAGTATTGGAGGATGGGCATG GACATTAGTGCTGTTTAATTTTTTGATCTTCG AAACATTTAACGTGTATGAAGCAACCTATAGTAGGGAAGATTGCGATAAAGAGTCAGATAACTTAAAGAGGTTTGTTGCCGATGCAGAACAACCTCTGTTTGAGGGAAGTAAGTGTACTAAACATGAGTCGGTCTTAAAATTACATAATTGGAAGGCTAGGTTTGGAGTTTCTGATAAAGCTTTTACTGATCTGCTTCAATCAATTGGATCAATTCTTCCTAAAGATAATCTGCTTCCGTCTAATAT GGGTCCAATTCTCGAGTCTTCTTCCGAGCGTCCCAAATGCCATCTCTCTCGCTGGAAAGTTGGGAAAGATAGTCAAGTTTGGGTAAATGCGCCAGCTAAGGTTATGTGGTATTTTCCGATAATCCCCAAATTTAAAAGAATGTTTAAATCTTCATCTACTGCTAAACTAATGAGTTGGCATGCAAATAATCGATCCAAAGATGGAAAGATGCGTCACCCCTCAGATTCTCCTTCTTGGAAAAATGTAGATTGTAGGTCGCCTAAGTTTGGTAGTGAGGCAAGAAATATACGTTTAGGATTAGCGGCCGATG GCCTACAAGATCCTGGCCATGATATTAACGTTTATCTCCAGCCACTGATCGACGATTTAAAAAAATTGTGGGAGGAAGGTGAACCAAATGTGTACGATGCCCATACCAAATCCTTTTTCACTCTAAAGGAAATCTTGATGTGGACAATAAATGACTTCCCGGGATATGGAAATTTGTCGGGGTGCGTTAATAAGGGTTATAGGGCCTGTCCAGTATACGGTGATCAGACCGTGGCTAAATATCTAAGTCGTAGTAGAAAAATGAGCTACCAAGGACATCGTCGGTATTTAGATCTTTATCATCCGTATAGGAGACAATGGACAGCTTTTATTGGAGAACAAAAATTTGGTTGTGCACCGGAACCACTTAGCGGAGAGGAAGTGTTGGGGCAACAACAGCAACTTAGGTTCAGTTTTGGGAAGGGGAAAGCCAAAAAAG ATGTCATGCACGTCGAAAAGAACGTGTGTGATAATATAATTGGGACACTTCTGCACATGAAATTCAAGAGTAAAGACAGCCTTGCCTCGCATCTTGATTTGGTTGATATGGGAATACGGCCTGATTTAGCTCCAGAAATAGGTGAGAAAAGAACATACCTACCTCCTGCCCCTTATACTCTCTCCCGGAAAGAAAAACAAACAATATTGGCATCATTGTATGGCATGAAACTTCCATACGTACATGCTTCAAATATAAGAAACTGTGTATCGATGATTGATATGAAGTTGTGTGGTTTAAAGTCCCATGACCACCATATCCTTCTCCAACAACTACTACCTGTGTGGTTTAAAGTCCCATGA